In Zingiber officinale cultivar Zhangliang chromosome 3B, Zo_v1.1, whole genome shotgun sequence, a single window of DNA contains:
- the LOC121967211 gene encoding uncharacterized protein LOC121967211, with amino-acid sequence MAESSNSLESIKKWVVDHKLRAVGCLWLSGIGGSIAYNWSRPNMKLSVKIIHARLHAQALTLAALTGAAMVEYYNQQESGAKAVKYQNQFLVHPHKE; translated from the exons ATGGCGGAGAGTTCGAACTCGTTGGAATCGATCAAGAAATGGGTCGTCGACCACAAGCTTCGCGCCGTCG GGTGCCTTTGGCTAAGCGGGATAGGTGGCTCCATCGCGTACAACTGGTCCCGACCTAACATGAAACTCAGCGTCAAGATCATCCATGCCAG GTTACATGCTCAGGCTTTGACACTTGCTGCCTTGACTGGCGCTGCAATGGTCGAGTATTATAATCAGCAGGAATCAGGAGCCAAGGCAGTCAAGTATCAGAATCAATTCTTGGTACATCCGCACAAAGAATAA